Proteins from a genomic interval of Nitrospina gracilis Nb-211:
- a CDS encoding TolC family protein, translated as MNALLWRMAVCALAMILFAPPASAQKIKPNLYGNSEGRLFLKKDAPRDARDLTGVLTLRQVAAHILLHNPDLQAFQLEIRAREARALQEGLMPNPQVQAVVQDVLGSGRFSGASDSENQVLFTQWIELGGKRTKRETAANLNTELAEWDYETARMNVLTDTAKAYVDVLARQEALKLVRELEALSERLHTAVTERVKAGKVPPIDEVKAAVTLSTTRMQRQQAENELYAARRRLAALWGRSLAAFDLVEGNLYGIQSLPELDELEARLKRNPDLARWATEMIHRDAVIDLEESRSVPDLQLGVGARRVQESRDNTVMFQIQLPIQLFDRNQGAIAEAHYRKSKVEAQKRAAEIRLQTVLSNHHARLMNAHTQVTSLKNQVLPGAKMAFDAVQEGYRFGKFGYLEVIDSQRTWFEARKQYLNALGEYHSAVADVERLIGAPLNQKLGGAVATVEDSQR; from the coding sequence ATGAACGCTTTATTATGGCGGATGGCCGTGTGCGCACTGGCAATGATTCTGTTCGCGCCTCCGGCATCAGCCCAAAAAATCAAACCCAACCTTTACGGAAACAGCGAAGGCCGCTTGTTTCTGAAAAAGGATGCCCCCCGCGATGCGCGCGATCTCACCGGCGTGTTGACCCTCCGGCAGGTGGCGGCGCACATTCTGCTCCACAACCCGGATTTGCAGGCGTTCCAACTGGAAATCCGCGCCCGCGAAGCGCGCGCTTTGCAGGAGGGACTGATGCCCAACCCGCAGGTGCAGGCGGTGGTGCAGGACGTTCTGGGATCCGGCCGGTTCAGCGGCGCATCGGATTCTGAAAACCAGGTCCTGTTCACGCAATGGATCGAGCTCGGCGGCAAACGCACCAAGCGCGAAACCGCCGCCAACCTGAACACCGAACTCGCGGAATGGGATTACGAAACCGCGCGCATGAATGTGTTGACCGATACGGCGAAGGCGTACGTCGATGTGCTGGCGCGGCAGGAAGCGCTGAAACTGGTGCGCGAACTGGAAGCGCTGTCCGAACGACTGCACACGGCGGTTACGGAACGTGTGAAGGCAGGCAAGGTGCCGCCCATCGATGAAGTCAAGGCGGCGGTCACGTTGTCCACCACACGCATGCAGAGGCAACAGGCGGAAAACGAATTGTACGCCGCGCGGCGCAGGCTCGCCGCGCTGTGGGGTCGCTCTCTGGCCGCCTTCGACCTGGTGGAAGGCAACCTGTATGGCATTCAATCCCTCCCGGAACTCGATGAACTGGAGGCGCGCCTCAAACGGAATCCCGACCTCGCCCGCTGGGCCACGGAAATGATCCATCGCGACGCGGTGATCGATCTTGAAGAATCCCGTTCCGTGCCCGACCTGCAACTGGGCGTGGGCGCGCGCCGAGTGCAGGAGAGCCGTGACAATACGGTGATGTTCCAGATCCAACTGCCAATCCAGTTGTTCGACCGCAACCAGGGTGCCATTGCCGAAGCACATTACCGCAAGTCCAAAGTGGAAGCGCAGAAACGGGCGGCTGAAATCCGATTGCAAACCGTGTTGTCCAACCACCACGCCAGGCTGATGAACGCGCACACGCAGGTGACCTCGCTTAAAAACCAGGTCCTGCCCGGCGCAAAGATGGCCTTCGATGCAGTGCAGGAAGGCTACCGCTTCGGCAAGTTCGGGTACCTGGAAGTGATCGACAGCCAGCGCACCTGGTTCGAAGCACGCAAGCAGTATTTGAACGCGCTGGGCGAATACCATTCGGCGGTGGCGGATGTGGAGCGGCTCATCGGTGCGCCGCTCAACCAGAAACTCGGGGGCGCGGTGGCGACTGTGGAGGACTCTCAACGATGA
- a CDS encoding ABC transporter permease, producing the protein MRVEALLLCYGLVIVSLLVSYYNRLDLEKDVFYASARATVQLVIMGFLLEAIFTLEQIWALLLILLFMCGVAASISGKRGRTIPNSYLLAFTGIVIGSGVTFGILTFAGVIEHEAKYIIPLGGMIIGNSMNTASLALNRLTAELSHQRRRIETLLALGADGRQAARWAVRDTLRAAMIPTLDSMKVIGLVHLPGIMTGFIIAGGSPLEAVKYQLAIVFMIAGTASLTGMLVILLAVRHCFSKDVRLLDRFRPRADLG; encoded by the coding sequence ATGCGGGTTGAGGCATTGCTGTTGTGTTACGGACTGGTCATCGTGTCCCTGCTGGTGTCGTATTACAACCGGCTGGATTTGGAGAAGGACGTATTCTATGCCTCGGCCCGGGCGACGGTGCAGTTGGTCATCATGGGCTTCCTGCTGGAAGCGATCTTCACGCTCGAACAGATCTGGGCGTTGTTGCTCATTCTTTTGTTCATGTGCGGTGTGGCGGCGTCCATTTCCGGCAAGCGTGGACGGACGATTCCGAATTCCTACCTGCTGGCGTTCACCGGCATCGTCATCGGCTCCGGCGTGACCTTCGGCATTCTCACCTTTGCGGGAGTGATCGAGCACGAGGCGAAGTACATCATCCCGCTGGGCGGCATGATCATCGGCAACTCGATGAACACCGCGTCTTTGGCGCTGAACCGGTTGACGGCGGAGTTAAGCCATCAGCGGCGGCGCATCGAAACGCTTCTGGCGCTGGGGGCGGACGGCAGGCAGGCGGCGCGCTGGGCGGTGCGCGACACCCTGCGCGCGGCAATGATCCCCACCCTCGACTCGATGAAGGTCATCGGCCTGGTGCACCTGCCGGGCATCATGACGGGCTTCATCATCGCCGGCGGTTCGCCCCTGGAGGCGGTGAAGTACCAGCTTGCCATCGTGTTTATGATCGCGGGCACGGCGAGCCTCACCGGCATGCTGGTGATACTTTTAGCGGTGCGTCATTGTTTTTCGAAAGACGTGCGACTGCTCGACCGCTTCCGCCCGCGGGCGGATCTGGGCTGA
- the fumC gene encoding class II fumarate hydratase: MEFRKETDSMGAIDVPADRYYGAQTARSLIHFDIGWETMPREIIRGMGILKKAAAQVNADVGVLAADKRDLIVKAADEVIEGKLDGHFPLRVWQTGSGTQSNMNSNEVIANRAIEMAGGTLGSKDPVHPNDDVNKGQSSNDTFPTAMHIAAVEQIHERLLPAVKGLRDALKTKADEFKDIIKIGRTHLMDATPLTLGQEFSGYVQQMDNAVKRIEGCLPRLYEIALGGTAVGTGLNTHKDFPVKVAKAIADITGLPFVTAPNKFESLAAHDAVVEASGVMKTIACSLMKIANDIRLLGSGPRCGLGELILPANEPGSSIMPGKVNPTQSEAMTMVAAQVIGNDTAVNVGGASGHFELNVFKPMMIYNLLQSIRLIADSCRSFTEHCVVGIRPNHDRIQHFLNDSLMLVTALNPHIGYDNAAKVAKKAYEENTSLKEAAVALNLLTAEEFDEKVQPGNMIGPK, from the coding sequence ACTTCGACATCGGCTGGGAAACCATGCCGCGCGAGATCATCCGTGGCATGGGCATCCTCAAGAAAGCCGCGGCGCAGGTGAATGCGGATGTCGGAGTTCTGGCGGCGGACAAGCGCGACCTCATCGTGAAAGCCGCGGACGAAGTGATCGAGGGCAAGCTGGACGGCCATTTTCCCCTGCGCGTGTGGCAAACCGGTAGCGGCACGCAGTCAAACATGAACTCCAACGAAGTCATCGCCAACCGCGCCATCGAGATGGCAGGCGGCACGCTGGGAAGCAAGGACCCGGTCCACCCCAACGACGACGTGAACAAGGGCCAGTCTTCCAACGACACCTTCCCCACCGCCATGCACATCGCCGCCGTCGAGCAGATCCACGAACGCCTCCTCCCCGCCGTCAAGGGCCTGCGCGACGCGCTGAAGACGAAAGCGGACGAGTTCAAAGACATCATCAAAATCGGCCGCACGCACCTGATGGACGCCACCCCGCTGACGCTTGGACAGGAGTTTTCCGGCTACGTTCAGCAGATGGACAACGCCGTAAAACGCATCGAAGGCTGTCTCCCCCGGCTGTACGAAATCGCCCTGGGCGGCACGGCGGTAGGAACGGGACTCAACACTCACAAGGATTTTCCCGTTAAGGTAGCGAAGGCCATTGCGGACATCACCGGCCTGCCGTTCGTCACCGCGCCCAACAAGTTCGAATCGCTGGCGGCGCACGACGCGGTGGTCGAGGCCAGCGGGGTGATGAAGACCATCGCCTGTTCGTTGATGAAAATCGCCAACGACATCCGCCTGCTGGGTTCGGGGCCGCGTTGCGGACTGGGCGAGCTCATCCTGCCCGCCAACGAGCCGGGCTCGTCCATCATGCCGGGCAAGGTGAATCCGACGCAGTCCGAGGCGATGACCATGGTGGCGGCGCAGGTGATCGGCAACGACACGGCGGTGAACGTGGGCGGCGCCAGCGGCCATTTCGAGCTCAACGTGTTCAAGCCGATGATGATCTACAACCTGCTCCAGTCGATCCGGCTGATCGCCGATTCGTGCCGGTCGTTCACCGAACACTGCGTGGTGGGCATCCGGCCGAACCACGACCGGATCCAGCACTTCCTCAATGATTCGCTGATGCTGGTGACGGCGCTCAATCCGCACATCGGCTACGACAATGCCGCCAAAGTGGCGAAAAAAGCATACGAGGAAAACACCTCTTTGAAGGAGGCCGCCGTGGCGCTGAACCTGCTCACCGCCGAGGAATTTGACGAAAAGGTTCAGCCAGGGAACATGATCGGCCCGAAGTGA
- a CDS encoding ABC transporter ATP-binding protein: MLQVQGLSMTRGVPILNGVSFDVEKGDLLVVLGPSGSGKSMLLRCLNRLEPYDAGTVRLNGEDTATMNVLDLRRRMGMVFQTPALLPFRVRDNIALGPGLRGEVMEDAQCEHLLNQVGLSKTYLSRQAETLSGGEQQRVALAQMLANRPELLLMDEPTSALDPTAALTIENLIKHINRDLGIAAVWVTHDVPQALRFDAMTMVLIDGRIIAHGNIQDLMSDRSDDRLRQFFEGRLHSSGDDGQERGAYAG; encoded by the coding sequence ATGTTGCAGGTGCAGGGATTGAGCATGACGCGCGGCGTGCCGATTTTGAACGGCGTGTCGTTCGACGTCGAAAAAGGCGACCTGCTGGTGGTGCTGGGTCCGTCCGGCTCCGGCAAGTCCATGTTGTTGCGTTGCCTCAACCGGCTCGAACCTTACGACGCGGGCACGGTTCGGCTCAACGGAGAAGACACCGCCACCATGAACGTGCTGGACTTGCGCCGGCGCATGGGCATGGTGTTCCAGACGCCGGCGTTGCTGCCGTTTCGCGTACGCGACAACATTGCGTTGGGACCCGGCCTGCGCGGCGAAGTGATGGAAGACGCGCAATGCGAACACCTGCTCAACCAGGTGGGGCTGTCGAAGACGTATCTCTCGCGGCAGGCGGAAACCTTGTCCGGCGGCGAACAGCAACGCGTGGCTTTGGCGCAGATGCTGGCCAACAGACCGGAACTCCTGCTGATGGACGAACCGACCTCGGCGCTCGATCCGACCGCCGCGCTCACCATCGAAAACCTCATCAAACACATCAACCGTGATCTCGGTATCGCCGCCGTGTGGGTGACGCACGACGTGCCGCAGGCTCTGCGCTTCGATGCCATGACGATGGTGCTGATCGACGGCCGCATCATCGCCCACGGCAACATCCAGGACCTGATGAGCGATCGGAGCGATGACCGCTTGCGGCAATTTTTTGAAGGCCGTTTGCATTCCTCCGGCGACGACGGGCAAGAGAGAGGCGCGTATGCGGGTTGA